A stretch of Mycobacterium sp. ITM-2016-00316 DNA encodes these proteins:
- the cynS gene encoding cyanase codes for MVYDPASPVITEIEQRRSATGISWQKLAEHIDRPLVWTVAALLGSHPMPAKEAVAAGDLLDLSPETVAALQRQPYRTADPALQTDPTIYRFVELINVYGPAFKALIHEEFGDGIMSAINCNVSFERRADPGGDRVVVTIDGKFLPYQW; via the coding sequence ATGGTCTACGACCCCGCCTCACCCGTCATCACCGAGATCGAACAACGGCGTTCGGCAACCGGGATCAGCTGGCAGAAGCTGGCCGAGCACATCGACCGACCGCTGGTGTGGACGGTGGCGGCTCTGCTGGGCAGCCATCCGATGCCGGCCAAGGAAGCCGTCGCGGCCGGCGACCTGCTCGACCTCAGCCCCGAAACCGTTGCCGCACTGCAGCGGCAGCCCTACCGGACCGCCGATCCTGCGCTGCAGACCGACCCGACGATCTACCGGTTCGTGGAGCTCATCAACGTCTACGGACCGGCCTTCAAGGCGTTGATCCATGAGGAGTTCGGCGACGGCATCATGAGCGCGATCAACTGCAACGTCTCGTTCGAGCGGCGCGCGGATCCCGGTGGAGACCGCGTCGTCGTGACCATCGACGGCAAGTTCCTGCCCTACCAGTGGTGA